In Thermoproteales archaeon, one genomic interval encodes:
- a CDS encoding GDP-mannose 4,6-dehydratase, whose protein sequence is MSSVVVTGCAGFIGSHLCERLLDEGYSVKGIDNFDAYYDFLYKKRNLESILAKKGKFRFYNADVRDYERLLDILEPGDVVVHLAARPGVRSSNRIPVKYVDNNIIGTVKLLEAIRARNAEQVIFGSTSSVYGNAETPFSEDFPADRPLSVYAATKRSCEIILYVYSYYYNLPVTILRFFTVYGPRVRPDMAIYKFSKGIVEGREITLFGKGKIKRDYTYIEDIIDGIVKAMGKRFDYEIFNLGSGRPVEIIYVVRLLEKYLGRKANITFKEKPKEDMPITYADISKARRLLGYEPKTPLEEGMRIFAEWFLSSEM, encoded by the coding sequence ATGTCGTCAGTGGTAGTAACTGGCTGTGCAGGTTTTATTGGCTCACACTTATGTGAAAGGCTATTGGATGAAGGCTACTCTGTGAAGGGTATTGACAACTTTGACGCGTACTATGATTTTCTGTATAAAAAAAGAAATTTAGAAAGCATTTTAGCTAAGAAGGGCAAGTTTAGATTTTATAACGCCGATGTTAGGGATTATGAGCGTTTGCTGGACATACTGGAGCCTGGAGATGTTGTTGTTCATTTGGCTGCCCGTCCGGGTGTGAGAAGCTCTAACAGGATTCCCGTAAAATACGTAGATAACAATATTATAGGAACCGTTAAACTATTAGAGGCCATAAGGGCTCGGAACGCCGAACAGGTAATTTTCGGGTCCACTTCTTCGGTGTACGGGAATGCAGAGACGCCATTTAGCGAAGATTTCCCAGCTGATAGGCCGCTTTCAGTATATGCGGCGACTAAACGGTCTTGCGAGATTATTCTTTATGTTTACAGTTACTACTATAATCTGCCCGTAACTATTCTTAGATTTTTCACGGTTTATGGGCCCAGGGTAAGGCCGGACATGGCTATTTACAAGTTCTCTAAGGGTATTGTTGAAGGTCGAGAAATAACTTTATTTGGTAAAGGGAAGATTAAGCGTGATTATACATATATAGAAGATATTATTGATGGTATCGTTAAAGCTATGGGAAAGCGTTTCGACTATGAGATTTTTAACCTGGGCTCTGGGAGGCCAGTCGAGATAATTTATGTTGTCAGGCTTTTAGAGAAATATCTTGGTAGGAAAGCGAATATTACCTTTAAGGAGAAGCCGAAAGAGGATATGCCAATAACTTATGCTGATATTTCTAAGGCTCGCAGACTTTTGGGTTATGAGCCTAAAACTCCTTTAGAGGAAGGCATGAGGATTTTTGCGGAATGGTTTTTAAGTAGCGAGATGTAA